Genomic DNA from Candidatus Kapaibacterium sp.:
GAGTGCGTCGGCGCGACGAACGTATGCTTCGGGTGCATAGCGTGTCTGAGGAAATTCGCTGAGGAGGCGTTCGAACCAGAAGGCAGCACGCTCCATCTGCTGCATCCGAAAGGCACACCATGCTGTCCCATACAGGGCCTCCTCTCGACGTGGACTCTGCGGGTACCGCAGCAGAACGCGCTCAAACGTCTGGAGAGCTCGCTCTATCTGTCCCACCCGATAGTAGGCTTCGGCCAGCCAGAAGAGAATCTCATCGGGCTGTAGCGCTGCGGCAAGGTCTTCCCCAACAAGCCGCTCCAGCGGTGCTATCGCCTCTCCTGGACGGTGGAGCATAAGAAGTGATGTTGCTGCTCCCAAGAGGGCTCGCTCTCGGTATGCGCGCCACCTCGGCACCAAGAGGGTATCGGCTTGCTGAAGCATTTGCTCTGCAGTCCGGAACGTACGTAGGGCCTGCTCCCACTGTTCCAGTTGCTGATACACCGAGCCGAGAAGGACCAGGATCTGGAGCGTTGTCACCGCATCGGTGGCCTCCCGGAGAGCCTGCTCTAACTGGAGCCGCGCATTCCGGTACTGGGCTGCCTCGTAGCTGAGCTGCCCCAACTCCAGCAGGACCCTCGCCGGATACGGGAAGTCCCGCTGCAGGCTCAATTCTAGAAGCTCCTGCCGAGCTGCTGCGGTATCTCCGAGAGCCTTGAGGGCTGACGGTACATAGAGACGAGCGAGGGACGTCACGAGCCGATCTGAGCTACCGCGCAGCGCTTTCAACTGCTGAAGTGCCTCTTCCGATTTCCCTCGTCGCAGGTCGATCCACGCCTTCTGAAAGCGGGCACGGTCTGCCAAAAAGCCCTGCGGATAGCGCCGCAGGAGCTCGTCAAAGTACTGCTGAGCAGCCTCCCACTGCTCACGCTGAAGGTAAGCTTCTGCTCGAACGTACAGTAACTCCTGCTCTTGAACTTCGAAGGATCGGAATGGCTCGCAGCCCTGCCGTACGGGCTCTCCTCTCCGCAGGCGTTCGATGAGGAGCTGGAGGCCTTCTGTCAACTCCAACGCCTGGGCGAACTCCCGGAGGATAAGGCGCACGTACGCCTCACGGGCAAAGGCAGTCAGAGTCGCCGTATGACATGGGTACGTCTGTCGCAGCAATTGCAGCCGCTGAGCTGCTTGTCGGTACTGTTGTTCCAGCTCTGCGAGGAACGCCCAGAATAACAAGACATCATCAGCAAACTGTGACGATGGATACTGCTGCACGTACCGCGCCGCCAGGGTGTCGGCTCGACGGTACTGTCCTAGATGGAGGAGGGCGAGGAAATACCAGTACTCCACCGTAGACATTACCGACAGCTGCAAGGTTGTGTCAGGGATGCTCCGAAACCCAGCCAATGCAGAATCCCACCAACGTAGCGCCTCCTCGTACTGCTGGAGGTGAAAGGCTGCAATCCCGGCCCATTGCAGTATCCACGGCCGCAGTGAAGAGAGCGGCGCTTCTACCAGCAATGTTGCCAACGCCTCGGACCCCTGCCGCCACAATCCTTGCCGCAGCAGACTCCTGGTCGCAACAAAGCTTGCCCACTCATGTACGCTGACAACCGTAGGGTCAATCGACCGCGCCAACTCTTCCGCTTGCCAGACAACTCCCTGCGCTTCCTCCACTAATGCCTGTTGAAGTCGCTCACGAACATCTTCCTGCAGAATCCACCCCTGTCCCCGAGCAACGAATCCCCTCGTGAGTAGACCTACAACTATCACGGTAGCCAACCAGCAGCCCATGCGGAAGGGCGTACTATTGGATAACATGCAAAGTTACTCGGAGCCGCTCCGATGCAATCCCTTCCCTTCACCAGGCGTCTTATCGTACGCATGTGAATCACTCTACGAAAGCCGAATGGCGCAGACCTTTGAGGATCTCTTCGCTCCCGAAACGACGGAAAACGTCCTGAAACCCTCAGAGATTCCAAAGCCCCTGCCCGTCTTACCGCTACGGGACATCGTCATCTACCCTTTCATGCTCTTCCCTATCGTGGTTGGCCGAGCACCGTCAGTCCGGGCTGTAGCGAAAGCGCTGGAACGGAAACGCGTCCTCCTGCTGGTCGCCCAACGCGATCCGATGGTGGAAGACCCAGACTTTGAAGACCTCTATCCCCACGGTACGGTTGCCCGCATCCTCCAAGTCCAGCGCCTCCCTAACCAGCCGATTCTGAAGGTACTCGTTGAGGGCCTCTACCAGGCCCGGATTAAAGAGCCTTTCCACAAAGGCGAGTACATGGAGACGAACATCCGCATTATCACCCCCCGTATCCCTCAGGACGACCCAGAGTTCCAGGCAATGGTCCGCCGCGCCGACGAACTCTTCCAAGAGTACCTTCGAATTTCGCAGCAACCTCACGAACTGTGGGTGGCCTACGAGAACTTGGAGAACCCTGTCCACCGACTCTTCTACGCCGCTGCCCACGTCCAGCAGAGCATCGAGGTTAAGCAGCGCATCCTAGAGAAGGAACGCCTGAAGGATCAGTATTTTGAGCTCTTGGGTATCCTGACGACCGAAGTGGAGGTCCGGCGCCTTGCTCAACAGATTGACCAAAAGGTACAAGACACCATCCTTCGAGCCCAACGACGCTACATCATCCAAGAGCAGATTCGTGCACTCCAGCGTGAGCTCGGTGAAGAAGAGGAAGTCCTTCCAGAATTGGCTGCCCTCCGAGAATCCATCGAGCAGGCCGGAATGCCAGAGCACGTTCGGGCAAAGGCTGAGGAAGAATTCGAACGTCTCCGCAAGACCCCACCTATCTCGCCGGAGTTCACCGTCATCCGCACATACCTAGAATGGCTAACCTCTCTGCCGTGGTCCCAGCGCACTGAAGACAACCTGGATATCGAGCACGTTCGCCGCATCTTGGAGGAAGACCACTACGACCTCGAGCGTCCCAAAGAGCGGATTCTGGAGTACTTGGCCGTTGCTCGCCTGAAGGGATTGGTACGCTCCCAGATTCTCTGCTTCGTCGGCCCTCCAGGCGTCGGGAAGAGCTCCCTGGCCCGCTCTATTGCCCGCGCGCTAGGACGTCGGTTTGTGCGGATTTCACTGGGTGGGGTCCGCGACGAGGCGGAGATTCGCGGACACCGCCGCACGTACGTCGGCGCAATGCCTGGGAGGATCATCCAGGCCATGCGGAAGGCCGGGACGATCAACCCCGTCATCCTGCTCGATGAGGTGGACAAGATGTCCATGGACTTCCGCGGCGATCCCTCGGCAGCCCTACTGGAGGTCCTCGACCCGGAGCAGAATCACGCCTTCAACGACCACTACCTAGAAGTCGACTACGACCTGTCCCAAGTGCTCTTCATTGCCACGGCCAACGTCCTCTACGACATCCCGACCCCTCTGCTAGATCGGATGGAGGTCATAGAGCTGTACAGCTACCTGGACGACGAGAAGCTAGAGATCGCCCGCCGCCATATCATCCCGAGGCTGTTGGAGACGTATGGGATGGCACACTTCCCCATCGAGTTCACCGACAAAGCCCTCCTGCGAATCATCCGCGAGTATACCCGCGAAGCTGGAGTTCGGAATCTCGAACGGCAGATTGCCTCCATTCTCCGGAAAATTGCTCGCCGCCTCGTCGAAGGCTTCTCAACTGCAGAAGCAGAACAGAGCAACCTCGCTGACTCCCCAGACTTCCAGAGCTACCTCCAACAGCAGCGCATCATTGTGGATGCGGAGGCTGTCCCGAACTACCTGAAAGCCCCACCGTATTCTGAGCGCCGCCATGACCTTCGCGACAAGGTTGGGATTGCGTTAGGACTTGCATGGACGAGCGTAGGAGGAGAGCTCCTGCCCGTAGAGGCAACCCTTATGCCCGGTACAGAGAAATTAACGTTAACGGGCAAGCTGGGAGAGGTGATGAAAGAATCCGCTATGGCTGCAGTCTCATATGTGCGCTCCAACGCAGAGCGGTTCGGGATTCCCACCGGCTTTGCTACCGGGAAGGAGATTCACATCCACATCCCAGAGGGGGCTATACCGAAGGACGGTCCTTCTGCAGGCGTTACGATGACAGTAGCCCTCATCTCGGCTGCTACCGGGCATCCTGTCCGAGGAGATGTTGCCATGACCGGAGAGATCACTCTCCATGGCGATATCCTGCCCGTCGGAGGCTTGGCAGAAAAGCTCCTTGCAGCACGGCGGGCAGGGATCGCCACCGTCATCCTGCCAGCGGACAACCACAAGGACCTCGTAGAACTCCGGCCTACCATCGTTGAAGGGCTCGACATCCGGTTCGTGCGGCACGTAGAGGAGGTTCTACCAATTGCCTTCCGAGACTTCCCGTTCGCCCGACAAGGCACTCTTACTGATCACTCCACGGCAGTATCCGACTCGCTCACGGTGGTGGCAACGGCCTCTGAGGAGGCTCAGGCTGCTGCTGACGCAGGAGTAGTGGGGCTGGAGCAATGACTGGAACCGTGTCGGGTTTCTGGCGAGGCTTTGCTACCACTACTGCAGGACGCTGCTCAACATCCCTCTTCTGAAGGTCGCCCTGGATCCACGACGGAGTAGCAGAGCTCCAGACCGAATCTGCGGTAATTCGTACAGAACGGACGACACTCCCCGGTGGCCCCAACGGCGGCAATCGCTGACCATTCCGCCAGAGCTCTACACCGCCCGCATTCCCGACGGAGAGCATTGCTATCCTCCCTACAAGCCACTCCCGCTCCTGTCCAGGCTGAAGAAGTGCCTGCTCACTCTGTCTACCGTCTACCACGATGCTCAACCAGACCGTATCCTGCGCTACAGCGCGCAGTCGCCAGATGGTATCCTTCCGGTCCGCTGTTGGCACAGACCGCACCGGATGGACGATGACTTCCTCAACCCCACCCTGCTGTGCCTGCTGCTGGGGCTCTGCTGGCCAGAAGAAATAGTAGACCACAGCTACCACTATCCCCACCAGTCCACCATAGATGAGGGCTTGGGCTACCCAGAAGCGGCTTTGTCGGCGTGTAGCAGACGATCTCCTGTAGCTCCGGGAAGGCTGTTCTGAACGGACAATCCTCAGTGATCCGAAGTGCTGTTCC
This window encodes:
- a CDS encoding tetratricopeptide repeat protein, with the protein product MGCWLATVIVVGLLTRGFVARGQGWILQEDVRERLQQALVEEAQGVVWQAEELARSIDPTVVSVHEWASFVATRSLLRQGLWRQGSEALATLLVEAPLSSLRPWILQWAGIAAFHLQQYEEALRWWDSALAGFRSIPDTTLQLSVMSTVEYWYFLALLHLGQYRRADTLAARYVQQYPSSQFADDVLLFWAFLAELEQQYRQAAQRLQLLRQTYPCHTATLTAFAREAYVRLILREFAQALELTEGLQLLIERLRRGEPVRQGCEPFRSFEVQEQELLYVRAEAYLQREQWEAAQQYFDELLRRYPQGFLADRARFQKAWIDLRRGKSEEALQQLKALRGSSDRLVTSLARLYVPSALKALGDTAAARQELLELSLQRDFPYPARVLLELGQLSYEAAQYRNARLQLEQALREATDAVTTLQILVLLGSVYQQLEQWEQALRTFRTAEQMLQQADTLLVPRWRAYRERALLGAATSLLMLHRPGEAIAPLERLVGEDLAAALQPDEILFWLAEAYYRVGQIERALQTFERVLLRYPQSPRREEALYGTAWCAFRMQQMERAAFWFERLLSEFPQTRYAPEAYVRRADALYLLRQYRQAATVYWELAQRFPKTPEGEYAAYQYGYVLYRLRDYAAAERAFRYFARTYPTSSLADEALYFLGWLAFQQQQYGEAVERFRNLLQSYPNSPLAARTWFAIGNAYYNMEQWHEALQAYRTVVERYPSSPYAVEAVKSVQYCLLALGQTEEAYRWADSIAQRYPATRLEEEARLKRAELLFTQRQYGAALQEYRDFAQRYPYSERTPEALYWAFRSALALGELEAARRFSEQLQQNYPQLRYAAQTLLELAHEEARRDPVVADRLYQRVEQKGDSVQRAEAVFRRGTLAYVRGDTMAALGFWHRAIAEYPTTEVSAQARYQVALYWRSRERYDSVRSYLTPLALRSDDLGAEALYYVGEAWMREGRCDSAVIAFRQLQTSHQGKENWYSLSLLQAGECYEQMRNPQAAMELYRVLLTLRPNDEYGRIARSRLNRMQRRNP
- the lon gene encoding endopeptidase La gives rise to the protein MRKGVLLDNMQSYSEPLRCNPFPSPGVLSYACESLYESRMAQTFEDLFAPETTENVLKPSEIPKPLPVLPLRDIVIYPFMLFPIVVGRAPSVRAVAKALERKRVLLLVAQRDPMVEDPDFEDLYPHGTVARILQVQRLPNQPILKVLVEGLYQARIKEPFHKGEYMETNIRIITPRIPQDDPEFQAMVRRADELFQEYLRISQQPHELWVAYENLENPVHRLFYAAAHVQQSIEVKQRILEKERLKDQYFELLGILTTEVEVRRLAQQIDQKVQDTILRAQRRYIIQEQIRALQRELGEEEEVLPELAALRESIEQAGMPEHVRAKAEEEFERLRKTPPISPEFTVIRTYLEWLTSLPWSQRTEDNLDIEHVRRILEEDHYDLERPKERILEYLAVARLKGLVRSQILCFVGPPGVGKSSLARSIARALGRRFVRISLGGVRDEAEIRGHRRTYVGAMPGRIIQAMRKAGTINPVILLDEVDKMSMDFRGDPSAALLEVLDPEQNHAFNDHYLEVDYDLSQVLFIATANVLYDIPTPLLDRMEVIELYSYLDDEKLEIARRHIIPRLLETYGMAHFPIEFTDKALLRIIREYTREAGVRNLERQIASILRKIARRLVEGFSTAEAEQSNLADSPDFQSYLQQQRIIVDAEAVPNYLKAPPYSERRHDLRDKVGIALGLAWTSVGGELLPVEATLMPGTEKLTLTGKLGEVMKESAMAAVSYVRSNAERFGIPTGFATGKEIHIHIPEGAIPKDGPSAGVTMTVALISAATGHPVRGDVAMTGEITLHGDILPVGGLAEKLLAARRAGIATVILPADNHKDLVELRPTIVEGLDIRFVRHVEEVLPIAFRDFPFARQGTLTDHSTAVSDSLTVVATASEEAQAAADAGVVGLEQ
- a CDS encoding DUF4115 domain-containing protein; its protein translation is MGSLGERLRARRQELGLSLYEISQTTKIRLPILQALEANELSVLPAVYMRQFARRYGEFLNIPPEELQQLLEQHFGSLRIVRSEQPSRSYRRSSATRRQSRFWVAQALIYGGLVGIVVAVVYYFFWPAEPQQQAQQGGVEEVIVHPVRSVPTADRKDTIWRLRAVAQDTVWLSIVVDGRQSEQALLQPGQEREWLVGRIAMLSVGNAGGVELWRNGQRLPPLGPPGSVVRSVRITADSVWSSATPSWIQGDLQKRDVEQRPAVVVAKPRQKPDTVPVIAPAPLLLRQQQPEPPQRPLPPP